The DNA region TTTTTATTCGTTTGGGTTAAAAGCGATGCCCTCCCTTTCCCTCTCTTCAAGGAGAGGGAGGCACCAAAAGTACAAAAACCACAGACGCTAACAGGGAGAGGCCTTGTTTAATCAGGACATGCTCTTGTTTAATCAGCGCATGCTCTTGTTTAATCAGTACATGGCCTTGTTTAATCAGCACATGGTCTTGTTTAATCAGCGCATAGTCTTGTTTAATCAGCACACGGTCTTGTTTAATCGGCGCATGGTCTTGTTTAATCAGCACACGGTCTGTTTTACTTTTGCCGAGGAGGTATCTATAATCAGATAAAAAATTTATTCCATTTGTAAGAGGCTGTCTCAAAATGAAGACTTGTCATCCTGAGCTTGTCGAAGGACTAGCCCAAATGCTTGAAAGGGCGTTTCGACAGGCTCAACGTGACAAATTTAAATTGAATTTGTCTTTTTGAGACAGCCTCCAATGAATACACAACGCCAACCGATTCCCCGAGACCTTTCACTACGTGCTCAGTTTACAATTTGCCTGTCAATTCATTGCCGTCAGTTTCAACTGACGGGGGCAATAACATACACAACGCCTTGATCGCTGGTTGCGGCTGCCGTATTTTCCGAGCACAACAAAAAAAGCCCTGATTTTCATCAGGACTTTCTTATGCATTAATTTTGGAAATTATTTCAACAGCCACATGGCTTGATTTTGGTCGTCGCTACCGCCGTATTGACTCGCCACCGCAGCGGCCAGGTTATCGCCGTTATAGCTTAACTCGTTCGAGGGATAGAGCCACCTTAAGGGGAAGTTTGTTGATGGGGTATTCAGGTTTGTTGTGGTGTTCAGCTTAAACACCGGGTAGCCGGTTCTGCGGTTTTCAAACCAGCCCTGATACTTGCTGCCCTGTAAAAAGCTTGCTAAATACTTCTGTGTAATTACTTGCGCTATTTGCTGTTCGGTTGTGCCCGCCAATGCTACGCCAGGTGTAGATGGAAATGCGGCAATGTAGGCGGCGTCCATTTTCATATTGTGGTTATAATCTACATTATCTGGCGTGTAGGTAGCTACAAACGTCATTGAACTGGCTATACCTGCGGCATAATAGGCTTGGGCTGTTGTTCCTGTTATCCATCCGCGGAGCGTGGCTTCTGCAAGGATGAACTGCAAATCCCAATAATTGAATACGCCAACCGGTTCGGCATTTACGAGCTGCACATACCGATTGTTGATATCGCTGTAATCTTTATTTACTCTACGTGTTTGGAGGCTCGAGAACGAGTCAGATGGCTCGATACTCGGGTAAGCGGCGTTGTCTGCTGCTGATACACCAGCGGCAATTTTTACGGGCGAGGGCTTGGCATAATAAAACAACCGCCTATCGTTTGTGGCTTTCAGCGGCTCTAACAAAACGTTGGTGAGCATGGTATAATTCGATTTTACGAATGAATTGCCTGAACCGGCAGGAACATCGCTCCATGGGTAATTTTGACCTGCAACAGCATTGTACGCCAGGGCAAAATTATCACTGTAGTTGCGCATTAACGGGCGATTGGCTACAATTTCTTTAAACCTGTCGAGCACTTTTAAATCGGCATCGCCGGTCTTTTTGTACAGGTTCATCAGTACATGTAACTCAAAACTGTTGGTAAGCCTTCTCCATTTATCGGTATCGCCAGCATAAATTGGGTCGCCCTCAAAGGTGCTCCCTGCTGCAAACAGCGTATTTGCCTCGTCTAATTCGTTTAAGATGCCTATAAACACAGCTTTTTGTGTATCGTATTTCGGTTGAAGAACAGCATCTGATTCGCCTTTAACGGCATCAGTGTATGGAATGTCGCCAACTTGCATCGTTGTCATAAAAAACTGCCATGCCCTGATGAAGTGCCCCAATCCCTGATAGGATTTTTTTAATCCTTCGCTGGTTGCATAGTTCTCCATTGGCGCAATGTTGCGCAGCAAAGTAATCCGGCTAAAATCTGTTCGGCTGATTCTGTTGTACTGGAAATTCTCCTGCCCCTCGCCCCATGTTAAATATTTGCCGAGCAAAAACGGCTGCATAAAAGATTTGCTTGTACTGATATCGCTCCGGGTGATATTCAAAATCATAGTTGTGGCGAGCATGGCCGAGGTAACCTGCGTTGTTGCATTGGGATTCGTGTTAATGGAATCGAATTTGGAACAACCGTTATTTATCATTACCAAAACTGGCAACAGGATAAAATATCTTAAAAATTTACTTTTCATAAAAATTCCTTTAAAATAATTAACTAGAAACCCACTCTTACACTAAATCCAACCATTCGTGTTGAGGGCGAATTGAGATCTTCACCGTCTACATCAGGGTCTGAATATTTAAAATTTGTCCACATGTACAAATTTTGTCCTGTGAGGGAGAAAGATGCGTTTCATAAACCCAATTTGTTCACAAATTTTGAGGGCACATTGTACCCTAACGACACTTCGCGGAGTTTGACAAAAGATTTGTTTTGCACGCGATCATCGCCACCGCGATACCACTGGGCGTAGTCCTGATATCCAATGGGCACATCGTTAACGGCGTATTGCCGGGTATCGCTTGTAATCTGCCCATATTTATCGTAGGTTACACCTCCCGAAATCACCTTTACCCCTGCCCCCACATAGTTGTTCTGGCCTAAAACTACCTGGTTATACCGGTAGATATTATCTGTTTCGGGTGCCGTTCCGGAATCGAACATCTTATCGTACACGTAATTGTACATCAAACCACCAATACGGCCATCAATATTAACGCCAAGGCTCCAATTTTTATAGGTGAAGTTATTAATAAAGCCAAAGCTAAACTTGGGGTCGCTGAGCCCGATTTGTTTTTGATAATCGCTCCACACCGGATAGCCGCTTTCGTGAATTACATTCCCATTGGGGTCTTTTACCCAATAGTTATCGGTGTAGGCATCTAAACGCTCGCCTTTTTTAACCCATAAATTATCTGCTGAGTAAACGGGATCTAAATCGACATAGTAGCGGTGTTGTTGAGACCAGTTGATGGTTGAGTACCATTCAAAATTCTTGTTTTTCACAACCGATCCATCAACCGTAATCTCAAGTCCTCGCCTTTCGTATGTTTCTTCTGTATTAACGAGTGTAGATGAAAAACCTGATGAAGATGGAATAGGCGTGCTTACCTGACGGTTGTAATAATACTTGTTAAAGTAAGCCACATCGAAATGCAGGCGTTTTTTAAACAAATAGGCCGCAGCACCGACCTCGTAAGTTCTTTGTGAGCTTGGCAGCAAGTTTAAACCCAATAACGATGACGGATAGCTGGCGGAGTTGAGTGTATTCCATGCTGCTGTGGTGGTGCCGTAAGTCCGGTTTGTTGCATAAACATCTAAAGCAGTTTTAAATACGGCCCATGAACCGCGAATTTTGAACATATCAATAACCTGCGGTAGTTTAACGAGTTCGGAAATCACGACGCTTGATCCGATGGATGGATAAAAATAGGATCTCGATTCTTTGGGTTGTGCCGAGTTCCAGTCGTTTCTGCCTGTAAAATCCAAAAAGATGGCATCGTTATAGCCGATTGAGGCTCTGCCGTATAAACTATTAATTTGTCTTGAACTGTACGATTGTGAAACTGTGGGTGCCTCAACGGAGCCTTGCAACGAATAAAAAGTTGGCGAAATGAGTCCGTTTTTGGTAGTTCCGCTCAGCGATTCATCTATCCAATAATAAATGGTTCCGCCGGCAAGGGCATCGATGCTGAACTTGCTTATTTTCTTTTTATAGTTGAGAATTACATCATCATTGGTGCTAAATCCTCTCGTATCTTGTACCGAGTAAAGTCCTTTTGCGTTCCATCCGCTTCCGTTTACTGCTCCGCCTCTTGTTGAGTAAATGTTTGCTGTTGGGTTGCGAAAAGTAGTTTTATTATTGTAGTTATCGTAACCTAAACGAAATAATAAACTAAAATCCTGATTAAACTGATAAGTGGCGGTAACATTGGCGTTAACGGTGTTGGTTTGGATGCCATTCAACTTTTCATAAGCAATTAAATACGGATTATCGTACCAGTTGCTGTACAGCCAGTTTTGTGTTTTGTTAGGTTCTTTCCAATAATCCTGATAATCGCGAATGTCGTATTCCGAACCTGTCCACATGACTAATTGGTAAAGGTAGCCCTGGTTGCCGTAGCCGCTGCCCCAAATTTGATCGGCCCAGCGCCTGCTTACGCCCATGTGTCCTTCGAGCTTAAACTTATCGTTTATCTTCATCTCGCCAGACATGGTCAAATTAAGCATGTTGAGGTTTTGATTGGGAAATTGCCCTTTATTGTAAATGTTGTTTAAGCCGATTCGAAAGCCACCGTTTTCGCCAGACTGGGCGATGCTCAGGTTGTTATTTAAAATAATACCGGTCGACATAAAGTTTTTCAGGTTATCTTTTCCTTTAGAAA from Pedobacter endophyticus includes:
- a CDS encoding SusD/RagB family nutrient-binding outer membrane lipoprotein, which translates into the protein MKSKFLRYFILLPVLVMINNGCSKFDSINTNPNATTQVTSAMLATTMILNITRSDISTSKSFMQPFLLGKYLTWGEGQENFQYNRISRTDFSRITLLRNIAPMENYATSEGLKKSYQGLGHFIRAWQFFMTTMQVGDIPYTDAVKGESDAVLQPKYDTQKAVFIGILNELDEANTLFAAGSTFEGDPIYAGDTDKWRRLTNSFELHVLMNLYKKTGDADLKVLDRFKEIVANRPLMRNYSDNFALAYNAVAGQNYPWSDVPAGSGNSFVKSNYTMLTNVLLEPLKATNDRRLFYYAKPSPVKIAAGVSAADNAAYPSIEPSDSFSSLQTRRVNKDYSDINNRYVQLVNAEPVGVFNYWDLQFILAEATLRGWITGTTAQAYYAAGIASSMTFVATYTPDNVDYNHNMKMDAAYIAAFPSTPGVALAGTTEQQIAQVITQKYLASFLQGSKYQGWFENRRTGYPVFKLNTTTNLNTPSTNFPLRWLYPSNELSYNGDNLAAAVASQYGGSDDQNQAMWLLK
- a CDS encoding SusC/RagA family TonB-linked outer membrane protein; translated protein: MNFSTFFNTVFKIPYKPNQFLLVMKLTTILLLTALCQVSASVYSQNITLKQKNVSMDAIFKSIEKQSEYVFLYDNLELSKAKKISIDVKNAPIGRVLDLCFKDQPLSFKIFDKTIVLKKKDAVSQPIAFDLIRGKILDEKGLPIVGASVMVKGTKIGATTDVNGVFSINAPVGSTLVISYIGYTPQEIVAGEGKDYTINLEPATNSLTDVVVTALGIKRSEKSLGYAVQKVAGKDLQTVKGVDVATSLTGRVSGLVIKNSTEFNARPTIELRGESALLVIDGVPYGNLTLRDVPTDDIESMDVLKGPTASALYGSRASGGVLLITTKKGAANKGLAIDLNSNTMASLGYLAIPKVQSSYARGQNGVIDNDYVWGPKLDAGNTARDYNPFTKQFEDNMPLVSKGKDNLKNFMSTGIILNNNLSIAQSGENGGFRIGLNNIYNKGQFPNQNLNMLNLTMSGEMKINDKFKLEGHMGVSRRWADQIWGSGYGNQGYLYQLVMWTGSEYDIRDYQDYWKEPNKTQNWLYSNWYDNPYLIAYEKLNGIQTNTVNANVTATYQFNQDFSLLFRLGYDNYNNKTTFRNPTANIYSTRGGAVNGSGWNAKGLYSVQDTRGFSTNDDVILNYKKKISKFSIDALAGGTIYYWIDESLSGTTKNGLISPTFYSLQGSVEAPTVSQSYSSRQINSLYGRASIGYNDAIFLDFTGRNDWNSAQPKESRSYFYPSIGSSVVISELVKLPQVIDMFKIRGSWAVFKTALDVYATNRTYGTTTAAWNTLNSASYPSSLLGLNLLPSSQRTYEVGAAAYLFKKRLHFDVAYFNKYYYNRQVSTPIPSSSGFSSTLVNTEETYERRGLEITVDGSVVKNKNFEWYSTINWSQQHRYYVDLDPVYSADNLWVKKGERLDAYTDNYWVKDPNGNVIHESGYPVWSDYQKQIGLSDPKFSFGFINNFTYKNWSLGVNIDGRIGGLMYNYVYDKMFDSGTAPETDNIYRYNQVVLGQNNYVGAGVKVISGGVTYDKYGQITSDTRQYAVNDVPIGYQDYAQWYRGGDDRVQNKSFVKLREVSLGYNVPSKFVNKLGL